In a genomic window of uncultured Flavobacterium sp.:
- a CDS encoding TonB-dependent receptor, giving the protein MMLKLKFAIITLLIIGSQSVMAQTKTVQGVITDPSGFPLPGASVNVEGSKNSASTDFDGKYSLKGVNNTDKITFSYVGLISQTITVGTRETIDVVLALSTQSLNEVVVAYGTQKRTKVTGAISTVSSKDIAAVPITNAESALQGRAAGVTVVNGAPGSSPTVSIRGLSTMGNSAPLYVIDGVLTGNLSGLSPNDIESISVLKDASTTALYGSKAFNGVIVVTTKKGKKGPGQLNFSTYVGGQTVTKRYDVLNTQQYLQYAKDLGSDLTARAAEFGNINTNWQDQIFQTGLMQDYNLSFSNGTETSTSRYSAEYMKQEGAIINTGFERYSFRSNNTQDIGKLRIGSNIGVSFSTTNPERSAGGRTLLEHAIKMAPYFPIYNSNNLGGYQGPSAIDGNDAENPVRVANLGYQKINGLSIIGNIFAELELYKGLKFRSQVSLDYYTSKDHTFVPSYQDGSYHKQAFSTTNETNGQGQTIVFDNSLTYKTTIAGKHNLEVLGVITKIDGKSQTLAAGSRYSISDEIDQLRYNEGSLGSANYVEKNLGYIARINYDYNDKYLLAVSGRRDASSRFGANNRWGNFYSVAVGWNIAKEEFMANSVFSTLKLRASTGTTGNDRIDNYQYSATLIANYNYPIGGGNAPGVSLGVASNPDLKWESKLDRNVGVDFALFDDKFTGTLEYFNNKSSDILFAVPLPASVGSAGGGTQIQNVADVKVHGFEVSLGYNDRKGDFTWSAVANLGTSKNEVTGLAPGVTSVLGGPTARAGLENFSRLEVGQPLFYFYGYQTNGIYQNQAEVDAVFGPGQTTIKPGDLKIVDRDGNKVINSNDKTNIGNPYPDFTYGLNLSAAYKNFDFNCFISGVQGNDIYNANTFDLTGMNRLFNASTAVLDRAIVVNGVVTNPSATLPRAQGADINWSSANQRYIEDGSYTRLKNIALGYTFSGDAFKTYFSKIRFYVSGQNLITVTKYDGLDPEIARADANANSAGIDLGRYPQPKSVIFGLDVTF; this is encoded by the coding sequence ATGATGTTAAAATTAAAATTTGCAATAATCACATTGCTAATAATTGGCAGTCAGAGTGTGATGGCACAAACAAAGACCGTACAGGGGGTAATTACCGATCCCTCTGGATTTCCTTTACCTGGCGCCAGCGTTAATGTAGAAGGTTCAAAAAACAGCGCATCAACAGATTTTGACGGTAAATACTCTTTAAAAGGAGTTAACAATACAGACAAAATAACATTCTCTTATGTAGGCTTGATTTCGCAAACAATTACTGTTGGAACCAGAGAAACAATTGATGTTGTATTAGCACTGTCTACACAAAGCTTAAATGAAGTTGTAGTAGCTTATGGAACTCAAAAAAGAACTAAAGTAACCGGAGCAATTTCAACGGTAAGTTCAAAAGATATTGCTGCTGTTCCTATTACTAATGCAGAATCGGCTTTGCAAGGACGTGCGGCAGGTGTTACTGTTGTAAATGGTGCACCGGGTTCAAGTCCTACGGTTAGTATTCGTGGTTTGTCTACAATGGGTAACAGTGCTCCATTATATGTAATTGATGGGGTTTTAACAGGTAATCTTTCAGGTTTAAGCCCTAATGATATTGAGAGTATATCAGTTTTAAAAGACGCTTCTACTACGGCATTATACGGTTCAAAAGCTTTTAATGGAGTAATTGTGGTTACTACTAAAAAAGGTAAAAAAGGTCCGGGACAGCTAAATTTTAGCACATATGTAGGTGGACAAACGGTTACAAAAAGATATGATGTGTTAAATACACAGCAATATCTGCAATATGCAAAAGACTTAGGAAGTGATTTAACAGCAAGAGCTGCTGAATTTGGAAATATAAATACGAACTGGCAAGATCAGATTTTTCAAACCGGTCTTATGCAGGATTATAATTTAAGTTTTTCAAATGGTACAGAGACTTCTACAAGCCGTTATTCTGCTGAATATATGAAACAAGAAGGTGCTATTATTAACACTGGTTTTGAACGTTATTCTTTTAGATCTAATAATACTCAGGATATTGGAAAACTTAGAATTGGAAGCAACATCGGTGTATCTTTTAGTACTACTAATCCGGAGCGTAGTGCCGGAGGAAGAACATTATTAGAGCATGCTATTAAAATGGCGCCTTATTTTCCGATTTACAATTCAAATAATTTAGGCGGATATCAAGGTCCAAGTGCAATTGATGGTAACGATGCCGAAAATCCTGTGCGTGTAGCCAATTTGGGTTATCAAAAAATTAACGGATTATCTATAATTGGAAACATCTTTGCAGAATTGGAACTTTACAAAGGTTTAAAATTCAGATCACAAGTTTCCTTAGATTATTATACAAGTAAGGATCATACTTTTGTTCCTAGTTATCAGGATGGTTCTTATCATAAACAAGCATTTTCTACAACAAATGAAACAAATGGACAAGGTCAGACTATTGTTTTTGATAACAGTTTAACGTATAAAACTACTATTGCAGGAAAACACAATCTTGAAGTATTAGGAGTTATTACTAAAATTGATGGAAAATCACAAACTCTTGCAGCGGGAAGCCGTTACAGTATTTCAGACGAAATAGATCAGTTGAGATATAATGAAGGTAGTTTAGGTTCAGCCAATTATGTAGAAAAAAATCTTGGTTACATCGCTCGTATCAATTATGATTATAATGATAAATACCTGCTTGCTGTTTCAGGAAGAAGAGATGCTTCGTCTCGTTTTGGAGCCAATAACCGTTGGGGTAATTTCTATTCGGTTGCTGTAGGTTGGAACATAGCCAAAGAAGAGTTTATGGCAAATTCTGTTTTCAGTACATTAAAACTTAGAGCAAGTACAGGAACAACAGGAAATGACAGAATTGATAATTATCAATATAGTGCAACATTAATTGCAAATTATAATTATCCAATTGGTGGAGGAAATGCACCAGGTGTATCTTTAGGAGTTGCTTCAAACCCAGATTTAAAATGGGAGTCAAAACTAGACAGAAATGTAGGTGTAGATTTTGCTTTATTTGACGATAAATTCACAGGTACTTTAGAATATTTCAACAATAAAAGCAGTGATATTCTTTTTGCCGTGCCTCTTCCAGCTTCTGTAGGATCTGCTGGTGGCGGAACTCAAATTCAAAATGTTGCTGATGTAAAAGTACACGGATTTGAAGTGTCATTAGGTTACAATGACAGAAAAGGAGATTTTACATGGTCTGCAGTAGCTAATTTAGGAACAAGTAAAAACGAAGTAACCGGTTTAGCGCCTGGAGTAACAAGTGTTTTAGGTGGGCCAACAGCCAGAGCTGGTCTTGAAAACTTTTCGAGACTAGAAGTCGGTCAGCCGTTATTCTACTTTTATGGATATCAAACCAATGGAATTTATCAAAATCAGGCAGAAGTAGATGCTGTTTTTGGACCGGGTCAAACTACGATTAAACCAGGAGATCTTAAAATTGTTGACCGCGATGGAAATAAGGTAATTAATTCAAATGATAAAACAAATATTGGGAATCCATATCCAGATTTTACTTATGGTTTAAATCTTAGTGCAGCTTACAAAAATTTCGATTTTAACTGCTTTATATCTGGAGTTCAAGGAAACGATATTTACAATGCAAACACTTTTGACCTAACAGGTATGAATCGTTTGTTTAATGCCAGTACTGCAGTATTAGACAGAGCAATTGTTGTAAATGGAGTTGTCACAAATCCATCTGCTACTTTGCCAAGAGCACAAGGTGCAGATATCAACTGGTCGTCTGCAAACCAGCGTTATATTGAAGACGGATCGTATACAAGACTAAAAAATATAGCCTTAGGATATACATTTTCCGGAGATGCATTTAAGACTTATTTTTCAAAAATAAGATTCTATGTAAGTGGACAAAACTTAATTACAGTTACAAAATATGACGGTTTAGACCCTGAGATCGCACGTGCAGACGCCAATGCAAATTCTGCAGGTATTGATTTAGGAAGATATCCACAACCAAAATCTGTGATTTTTGGACTTGATGTTACATTTTAA
- a CDS encoding RagB/SusD family nutrient uptake outer membrane protein, translating to MRKIKYILIVLSGVLTITSCDTGELELTNPNTLSPETFFKSEAQVQSSVNASYAGLQTRGLYGRNFSFAMDLMGHDALGNPQLEGNKKPFQDFSFNGGNDIIQYYWEACYIGISRANFVLDNEAKINALPNSVLSQEKKNKYLGEAHFLRAYYYFLLVKRFGDLPIYKTGTIVGKGRSPKAEVYALIEEDLVFASKNLLPRATEAAGRANKEAAFAYLGKVLLYEKKYDEALVAFNGVTGYSLEDKGSFYNNFMAETEHGKESIFEIEFDEKNGTGDQWGAVGDSQGTGFEESTLRGQEYGNLSWYNVYPSDDLLDSYEVGDDRFGDTFYVPGSTYLKGTKVMIASNFTTSAGIRRAGWKKYQNYYIREDEATRSSINFKVMRYADILLMKAECENQRAAGSQTTAIAYIKEVRDRANLATNITATKDAVFKAIVHERKVEFAGEQSRFDDIIRWGIAATELAGTGFQTGKSELWPIPNRETSSNPNIKPSDNNPGY from the coding sequence ATGAGAAAAATAAAATATATACTTATAGTGCTGTCCGGAGTTTTAACTATAACTTCATGTGACACTGGTGAATTAGAATTAACTAATCCCAACACTTTATCGCCTGAAACCTTCTTTAAAAGCGAAGCACAGGTGCAGTCATCTGTAAATGCATCCTATGCAGGTCTACAGACAAGAGGACTTTACGGAAGAAATTTTTCTTTTGCGATGGATCTTATGGGGCATGATGCTTTAGGAAATCCACAATTAGAAGGAAACAAAAAACCATTTCAGGATTTTTCTTTTAATGGAGGAAATGATATTATTCAATATTATTGGGAAGCCTGTTATATAGGAATATCCAGAGCTAATTTTGTACTGGATAATGAAGCGAAAATAAATGCTCTTCCAAATTCTGTTTTATCACAAGAAAAAAAGAACAAATATTTAGGAGAAGCTCATTTTCTAAGAGCTTACTATTACTTTCTTTTAGTGAAACGATTTGGAGATTTACCAATTTATAAAACAGGTACTATTGTTGGTAAAGGAAGAAGTCCAAAGGCAGAAGTTTATGCCTTGATTGAAGAAGATCTTGTATTTGCGTCTAAAAATCTTTTGCCAAGAGCAACAGAAGCAGCAGGAAGAGCCAATAAAGAAGCGGCTTTTGCTTATTTGGGAAAAGTATTGTTATACGAAAAAAAATACGATGAAGCGTTGGTTGCTTTTAATGGCGTTACCGGATACAGTCTTGAAGATAAAGGCAGTTTTTACAACAACTTTATGGCAGAAACAGAACACGGTAAAGAATCTATTTTTGAAATTGAGTTTGACGAGAAAAACGGAACAGGTGATCAATGGGGTGCAGTTGGTGATAGTCAGGGAACTGGTTTTGAAGAGTCTACACTTAGAGGACAGGAATATGGTAACCTAAGCTGGTATAACGTGTATCCGTCAGACGATTTATTAGATTCGTATGAAGTAGGCGATGACCGTTTCGGAGATACTTTTTATGTGCCGGGTTCAACTTATTTGAAAGGAACTAAGGTAATGATAGCAAGTAATTTTACTACTTCTGCAGGTATTAGAAGAGCAGGCTGGAAAAAATATCAAAACTATTACATAAGAGAAGATGAAGCGACACGCTCAAGTATTAACTTCAAAGTGATGCGTTACGCAGATATATTGCTTATGAAAGCCGAATGTGAAAACCAAAGAGCAGCAGGTTCACAAACTACAGCAATTGCATACATTAAAGAAGTTAGAGACAGAGCCAATTTAGCAACTAATATTACGGCTACAAAAGATGCTGTTTTTAAAGCAATTGTACATGAACGTAAAGTAGAATTTGCTGGTGAGCAAAGTCGTTTTGATGATATTATAAGATGGGGAATTGCTGCTACAGAATTAGCCGGAACTGGTTTTCAAACTGGTAAAAGTGAGTTATGGCCAATACCAAACAGAGAGACATCTTCAAATCCTAATATAAAACCAAGTGATAATAATCCTGGTTACTAA
- a CDS encoding MFS transporter, protein MSDTSQKLSVLEKIGYGLGDFAANLIFQTLLTFLAFFYTDVYKIPAGTASIIIFTGGFIGAFFNIIMGVIADRTQTKWGKFRPWILWTALPFGIAAVLSFLTPNFGISGKIAYALLTYFFLVILYSANNLPYVALSGVLTGDMKERNSLSSYRFVAVMVAQFIIQSLLLPLVLILGNGDKAVGFKNTMILFAFVGVICLLVAFFSTKERIIPTKNQESSVKQDFIDLSKNGPWLVMVLVTILVFITLSLKGGMYVFYFKYYLDPAAQTIFLNDIGFTTFIDKLNNSLTAMGFVNFQWPKDAPTSAFSLFNAGGITFMIFGIMFSKPLADSFGKRNIYICFIFLSAISLLLFNFYSRTAIAIVFITQLIHGFIYGITIPLLWAMIADVADYSEWRNNRRATATVFSAMIFGLKIGISIGSALGAAFLSKYGYVAEEVNQVPAAVEGIKLSVSIYPGFIFIISAVLLCFYVIDKKMEIQIETDLKERREI, encoded by the coding sequence ATGAGTGATACATCGCAAAAGCTTTCTGTATTAGAAAAAATAGGTTACGGTTTAGGTGATTTTGCAGCAAATTTAATTTTTCAAACTTTGCTGACTTTTTTAGCTTTCTTTTATACAGACGTTTATAAAATTCCTGCCGGCACAGCAAGTATTATAATCTTTACAGGAGGTTTTATTGGTGCCTTTTTTAATATCATTATGGGCGTTATTGCTGATCGTACTCAAACTAAATGGGGAAAATTCAGACCTTGGATATTATGGACTGCTTTACCTTTTGGGATTGCTGCAGTTCTCTCTTTTCTAACTCCCAATTTCGGAATATCCGGCAAGATTGCTTACGCACTTTTAACGTACTTTTTTTTAGTGATACTTTACTCGGCAAACAATTTACCCTATGTTGCTTTAAGTGGTGTTTTAACAGGCGATATGAAAGAACGAAACAGCCTTTCCTCCTATCGATTTGTTGCTGTAATGGTCGCTCAATTTATAATTCAATCACTTCTATTGCCATTAGTTTTAATCCTAGGAAATGGAGATAAAGCAGTTGGCTTTAAAAATACGATGATCCTATTTGCCTTTGTTGGCGTCATTTGTTTATTGGTTGCTTTTTTTTCTACCAAGGAAAGAATCATTCCAACAAAGAATCAGGAATCTTCGGTTAAGCAGGATTTTATCGATTTGTCTAAAAACGGGCCTTGGCTGGTTATGGTGCTGGTTACTATTCTTGTATTTATAACCTTATCTTTAAAAGGTGGTATGTATGTTTTCTATTTTAAATATTATTTAGATCCAGCCGCACAAACTATTTTTTTGAATGATATTGGTTTTACGACATTTATTGACAAACTGAACAACTCTTTAACGGCAATGGGATTTGTAAATTTTCAGTGGCCAAAAGACGCTCCAACGTCTGCATTTAGTCTCTTTAATGCCGGAGGAATTACTTTCATGATCTTTGGAATTATGTTTTCAAAACCTCTTGCAGATTCCTTTGGTAAAAGAAATATTTACATCTGTTTTATTTTTCTATCTGCTATTAGTTTACTGCTATTTAATTTTTATAGCAGAACAGCTATTGCAATCGTTTTTATAACCCAATTAATACACGGATTTATTTACGGAATAACAATTCCTTTGTTGTGGGCTATGATTGCTGATGTGGCTGATTACAGCGAATGGAGAAACAATCGAAGAGCGACTGCTACTGTTTTTTCGGCAATGATTTTCGGGCTAAAAATCGGAATAAGTATTGGCAGTGCTTTAGGCGCAGCTTTTCTGTCTAAATATGGTTATGTAGCCGAAGAAGTTAATCAAGTGCCGGCAGCAGTAGAAGGAATTAAACTTTCTGTTAGCATTTATCCAGGCTTTATATTTATTATAAGTGCAGTTCTGTTGTGCTTTTATGTAATAGATAAAAAAATGGAAATTCAAATAGAAACGGATTTAAAGGAAAGAAGGGAAATATAA
- a CDS encoding glycoside hydrolase family 97 catalytic domain-containing protein: MKLKIILLSFFVFGLCNVWSQQMQLESPNKKIAITLHGTNNNKGEWNLKIKYQTDKNTSEILPKISLGLSRNDQDFFKELIFLKVSKPKLIKEHYELPFGKKSVRENTANEVTVSFENPNKAKLNIIIRVYNDGVAFRYEFSEKKGTYIIKDEFTAYQIPKESKRWLEKWNPANEGLYASSSDDKIVQQESCYPALFNSPDKSCWFLLHEADLNRSYCGTKLSNTKDANTYKLTFPDAQDARGTGESKPAISLPWQSPWRVITIGSLSDIVESTLIEDVSTPTAFKTTQWIKPGKVSWNYWSSNHGTKDYKIVCDFTDLAVNMNWPYTLLDWEWDTMANGGNLEDALKYIHSKGIKPLMWYNSGGDHTWVPSTPKDRMLTHKNRVEEFTKLKKLGVAGVKVDFFESEKQDMINYYIDILEDAAQFEMLVYFHGCLVPRGWSRTYPNLMTYEAVRGAEWYNNGPEFSTTAPEHNTILPFTRNVVGAMDYTPVTFTNSQFPHQTSYGHELALSVIFESPLQHLADRPEGYYELPDEAKIFLKEVPTTWDNTKLIDGYPGQEITIARQKGNAWYIGGISASQREEITKKIKLDFLQEGVNYRAVIIADGKHDKAFASQNIEVNKESTITVKLLRRGGFVISLIPIE, encoded by the coding sequence ATGAAGTTGAAAATTATTTTATTGTCCTTTTTTGTTTTTGGCTTATGTAATGTTTGGTCACAACAAATGCAATTAGAATCGCCTAATAAAAAAATCGCGATCACTTTGCATGGCACAAATAATAATAAAGGAGAATGGAATCTTAAAATAAAGTATCAGACAGATAAAAACACATCTGAAATACTTCCAAAAATAAGCTTAGGACTTTCACGAAATGATCAGGATTTTTTTAAAGAACTTATTTTCTTAAAAGTAAGTAAGCCAAAATTGATAAAAGAACATTATGAACTGCCATTTGGTAAAAAGTCAGTACGTGAAAATACAGCCAATGAAGTAACTGTTTCCTTTGAAAATCCCAATAAAGCCAAACTAAACATTATTATAAGAGTTTATAATGATGGCGTTGCATTTCGATATGAATTTTCGGAGAAAAAAGGTACCTATATAATTAAGGATGAATTCACGGCTTATCAAATACCAAAAGAAAGTAAACGCTGGTTAGAAAAATGGAATCCGGCAAATGAAGGTTTATATGCTTCTTCCAGCGATGATAAAATAGTGCAGCAAGAATCGTGTTATCCGGCATTGTTTAATTCACCGGATAAATCATGCTGGTTTTTACTGCATGAAGCGGATTTGAATCGCAGTTACTGTGGTACAAAATTGAGCAATACAAAAGATGCGAATACATACAAGCTTACTTTTCCTGATGCGCAAGATGCCAGAGGAACCGGCGAATCAAAACCTGCTATTTCGCTTCCGTGGCAATCTCCGTGGAGAGTAATTACAATAGGCAGTTTGTCTGATATTGTCGAAAGTACTTTAATCGAAGATGTTTCAACGCCAACTGCTTTTAAAACTACGCAATGGATAAAACCAGGGAAAGTTTCCTGGAATTACTGGTCAAGTAATCACGGAACTAAAGATTATAAAATTGTATGCGATTTTACAGATTTGGCCGTAAATATGAATTGGCCTTATACACTTTTAGACTGGGAATGGGATACGATGGCAAATGGCGGAAATCTGGAAGATGCTTTAAAATACATACATTCAAAAGGAATAAAACCCTTGATGTGGTACAATTCAGGAGGAGATCATACATGGGTTCCTTCGACTCCAAAAGATCGAATGCTGACTCATAAAAACAGAGTTGAAGAATTTACAAAACTTAAAAAACTTGGTGTAGCCGGAGTTAAAGTTGATTTTTTTGAAAGCGAAAAACAAGACATGATCAACTATTATATTGATATTCTTGAAGATGCGGCGCAATTTGAAATGCTGGTATATTTTCACGGTTGCCTTGTACCGCGCGGCTGGTCACGCACTTATCCAAATTTAATGACTTACGAAGCAGTTCGTGGCGCCGAATGGTATAATAATGGACCTGAATTTTCGACCACAGCGCCAGAGCATAACACCATTTTGCCTTTTACAAGAAACGTAGTAGGAGCAATGGATTATACGCCTGTTACGTTTACCAATTCTCAATTTCCACATCAAACTTCTTACGGACATGAACTTGCTCTTTCAGTGATTTTTGAATCTCCTCTGCAACATTTGGCAGATCGTCCCGAGGGATATTATGAATTACCGGATGAAGCAAAAATTTTCCTTAAAGAAGTACCTACAACATGGGATAATACCAAGCTTATTGACGGATATCCGGGTCAGGAAATAACGATAGCACGTCAAAAAGGGAATGCCTGGTACATTGGAGGCATAAGTGCGTCTCAGCGTGAAGAAATAACAAAAAAAATCAAACTGGATTTTTTGCAGGAGGGAGTTAATTATCGTGCCGTTATTATTGCCGATGGTAAACATGATAAAGCATTTGCTTCACAAAATATAGAAGTGAATAAGGAAAGTACTATTACTGTAAAATTGCTTCGAAGAGGAGGTTTTGTGATTTCATTAATTCCGATAGAGTAA
- a CDS encoding glycoside hydrolase family 43 protein, with product MKNQTKILFLIICCLSAIKIEAQNPIIKDIFTADPAPLVHKGILYLYTGHDVATPEDTNYKMADWHVFSTTNMKDWKDHGALLSPSTFSWATGDAYAAQCIERDGKFYWFVSTFHKKDAVSAGGAAIGVAVSDSPTGPFKDAIGKALIINEMTTDMKIAWDDIDPTVFVDDDGQAYMFWGNGSCKWVKLKKNMTEVDGPITTFKPKNYIEGPWVYKRKGLYYLVYASAGTKPEMIEYCTAKTITGPWNYQGIIQENVQNSFTTHPGIIDYKGKSYFFYHNGSLPTGGSYRRSICVDDMHYNKDGTIQKIIQTTEGVSKIK from the coding sequence ATGAAAAACCAAACCAAAATTTTATTTTTAATAATATGCTGTTTATCAGCAATTAAAATAGAAGCACAAAATCCTATAATCAAGGATATTTTTACCGCAGATCCGGCTCCTCTTGTGCATAAAGGCATATTGTATTTATACACCGGACACGATGTGGCAACTCCAGAAGATACTAACTACAAAATGGCAGACTGGCATGTGTTTTCTACAACAAATATGAAAGACTGGAAAGATCATGGCGCACTTCTTTCGCCAAGTACATTTTCGTGGGCTACGGGTGACGCTTATGCCGCTCAATGTATCGAGAGAGATGGAAAGTTTTATTGGTTTGTTTCTACATTTCATAAAAAAGATGCCGTAAGCGCTGGTGGCGCAGCGATTGGTGTAGCGGTTTCAGATAGTCCTACAGGTCCTTTTAAAGATGCAATTGGGAAAGCGCTCATCATAAATGAAATGACAACTGATATGAAAATTGCCTGGGACGATATTGACCCAACCGTATTTGTTGACGACGACGGACAAGCTTATATGTTTTGGGGAAACGGAAGCTGTAAATGGGTAAAACTTAAAAAGAACATGACAGAAGTGGATGGCCCAATTACCACTTTTAAACCTAAAAATTATATCGAAGGACCTTGGGTTTACAAAAGAAAAGGACTGTATTATTTAGTATATGCCAGTGCAGGGACAAAACCGGAAATGATAGAATATTGTACCGCCAAAACGATAACAGGTCCGTGGAATTATCAGGGGATTATTCAGGAAAATGTACAAAATAGTTTTACCACACATCCTGGTATTATCGACTATAAAGGAAAATCATACTTTTTTTATCATAACGGAAGTTTGCCAACTGGCGGGAGTTACAGACGTTCAATCTGTGTAGATGATATGCATTATAATAAAGATGGAACCATTCAAAAAATAATACAAACTACAGAAGGTGTTAGTAAGATCAAATAA
- a CDS encoding glycosyl hydrolase family 8: protein MIIHKNATSEYLVRIRLLILILALIIPVLGFSQNKKKAEKVELEKPQYRNLFAEAGYSQSEIDKKLAKAYYDVFEGPNKVYFEEGDSLGYVSDVKNKDARTEGMSYGMMIAVQFNKKEVFDRIWRWSVKYMQHQDGPREGYFAWSVNPVTKKQNSAGSASDGELYYITSLLFASNKWGNATGIDYYKEARRILDAMWKKDGTANVHNIINTEHKQISFVPEGGGYNWTDPSYHVPAFYEIWALYAKDGHEEFYKECAEVSRNFLHKTCHPVTGLTSDYAEFSGEPHPTPWLPPAFRYDSWRVPMNIAMDYTWYGKDKKWQEDYAKRFQNFLRSKGLDTYEDQFNLDGSTPDFILQAGPVKKLRHSIGLVSTAATASLVNPDKNSIDFVHAIWNAKLEPYDDGYFDPYYDGLMYLFSLMHLSGNYKIIAVER, encoded by the coding sequence ATGATTATTCATAAAAATGCGACAAGCGAATACTTGGTTAGAATCCGACTTTTAATACTGATTCTTGCCTTGATTATTCCGGTTCTTGGCTTTAGCCAAAATAAAAAGAAAGCAGAAAAAGTAGAACTAGAAAAACCACAATACCGCAATCTTTTTGCAGAAGCGGGCTATAGCCAAAGTGAAATAGACAAGAAATTAGCGAAAGCATATTATGATGTTTTTGAAGGACCGAACAAAGTTTATTTTGAAGAAGGAGATTCACTAGGATATGTTTCTGATGTTAAAAATAAAGATGCCCGTACCGAAGGAATGTCATACGGAATGATGATTGCCGTTCAGTTCAATAAAAAGGAAGTTTTTGATCGTATCTGGCGATGGTCTGTAAAATATATGCAGCATCAGGATGGACCAAGAGAAGGTTATTTTGCGTGGAGCGTGAATCCGGTGACTAAAAAACAAAATTCAGCCGGTTCTGCTTCAGATGGAGAATTGTATTATATCACCAGTCTGCTTTTTGCTTCTAATAAATGGGGAAATGCTACAGGAATAGATTATTACAAAGAAGCCAGAAGAATATTAGACGCAATGTGGAAAAAAGATGGCACTGCTAATGTGCATAATATTATAAACACAGAACATAAGCAAATATCTTTTGTGCCAGAAGGCGGCGGCTACAACTGGACAGATCCTTCGTATCATGTTCCTGCATTTTATGAAATATGGGCTTTGTATGCAAAAGACGGACACGAGGAATTTTATAAAGAATGTGCTGAAGTTTCCCGTAATTTTTTGCATAAAACCTGCCATCCCGTAACAGGTTTAACTTCAGATTATGCTGAGTTTAGTGGAGAACCTCATCCTACACCGTGGCTTCCTCCTGCGTTTCGTTACGATTCGTGGCGCGTTCCTATGAATATAGCAATGGATTATACCTGGTACGGAAAAGATAAAAAATGGCAGGAAGATTATGCAAAGAGGTTTCAAAATTTCCTTAGATCTAAAGGATTAGACACTTATGAAGATCAATTTAATCTGGATGGTTCTACTCCTGATTTTATTCTTCAGGCGGGACCAGTCAAAAAACTAAGACATTCTATCGGTTTGGTGTCAACAGCGGCAACTGCATCGTTAGTGAATCCTGATAAAAACAGCATCGATTTTGTTCACGCGATCTGGAATGCCAAACTCGAACCTTATGATGACGGTTATTTTGATCCGTATTATGATGGATTAATGTACCTCTTCAGTCTAATGCATCTTAGCGGAAATTACAAGATTATAGCCGTAGAACGTTAA